One part of the Vitis riparia cultivar Riparia Gloire de Montpellier isolate 1030 chromosome 6, EGFV_Vit.rip_1.0, whole genome shotgun sequence genome encodes these proteins:
- the LOC117916859 gene encoding uncharacterized protein LOC117916859, with translation MIRRNNEEQEEERLLFRHFSHEHPLELACDDSSRPEADRVTCVGCGIHLLPRKAYYTCRTCDFSLHRPCYNMPRKVHHPADPGHDLVLHLSTSFACKGCGNPGSGFSYHCGICLQNYHILCSALPLSTSHYSHPHVLKLEFSPPHYDGLEGFCCDICKNPGSDHWLYRCGTCEFDVHLHCAISNGQGHQSQTQETN, from the coding sequence ATGATCAGGCGCAACaatgaagaacaagaagaagaaaggcTTCTTTTTAGGCATTTCAGCCATGAACATCCCCTAGAACTTGCCTGCGATGATAGTAGTCGTCCTGAAGCAGACCGAGTCACCTGTGTTGGTTGTGGCATCCATTTACTTCCCAGGAAGGCCTATTACACCTGCAGAACCTGTGACTTCTCTCTCCATCGTCCATGCTACAACATGCCAAGGAAAGTCCACCACCCGGCAGACCCTGGCCACGACTTAGTCCTTCATCTCTCCACCTCTTTCGCCTGCAAAGGATGTGGCAATCCTGGTTCTGGCTTCTCTTATCACTGTGGCATATGCCTTCAGAATTACCATATTTTATGCTCAGCTTTGCCGCTTTCCACCTCCCATTATTCCCATCCCCACGTCTTAAAACTCGAGTTCTCCCCTCCTCATTATGATGGACTCGAGGGCTTCTGCTGTGACATATGCAAAAACCCGGGTTCTGATCATTGGCTCTATCGATGTGGGACCTGTGAGTTCGATGTTCACCTTCACTGTGCCATATCTAACGGTCAAGGCCATCAATCCCAGACTCAGGAAACCAACTAA
- the LOC117916602 gene encoding peroxidase N-like isoform X1: MEGSASGKFSGCSCLFMISFLMVCLGVRSELTTDFYNESCPNLLTIVRKAVKSAIKTETRMAASLVRLHFHDCFVNGCDGSVLLDGSDGEKSALPNLNSVRGFDVVDTIKSSVESACPGVVSCADILAIAARDSVLLSVSAGMKLRRNPLQSGGNTWKVFLGRRDGLVANQTGANNGLPFPTDSLDTITQKFANVGLNQTDVVSLSGAHTIGLARCTTFSSRLFNFSGTGAADSTMDTEMVSDLQTLCPQSGDGNTTTSLDQNSTDLFDNHYFKNLLVGKGLLSSDQILFTGDAAASTTKSLVQNYSSDSGLFFSDFTNSMIKMGNISPKTGSDGEIRTNCRVINS; encoded by the exons ATGGAGGGTAGTGCTTCAGGAAAGTTTAGTGGCTGCTCATGTTTGTTCATGATCAGCTTTTTGATGGTGTGTTTGGGTGTGAGGTCCGAACTCACCACTGATTTCTACAATGAAAGCTGCCCAAACCTTCTGACGATCGTGAGAAAGGCGGTTAAGAGTGCCATCAAGACGGAGACGAGAATGGCGGCTTCTTTGGTTCGACTTCACTTCCATGATTGCTTTGTGAAT GGTTGCGATGGATCGGTTTTGCTGGATGGAAGTGATGGAGAGAAGTCTGCCTTACCCAACTTGAACTCAGTGAGAGGATTCGACGTTGTGGACACAATAAAAAGTTCTGTGGAGAGCGCATGTCCAGGAGTTGTTTCCTGCGCTGACATACTAGCCATAGCCGCCCGAGACTCCGTTCTCCTG AGTGTATCTGCAGGAATGAAACTAAGAAGGAATCCTTTGCAGAGTGGAGGAAATACATGGAAAGTATTTTTAGGAAGAAGAGATGGACTAGTTGCAAACCAGACAGGCGCAAATAATGGACTTCCTTTTCCAACTGATTCCTTGGATACAATCACTCAGAAGTTTGCCAATGTCGGCCTCAATCAGACCGATGTCGTGTCGTTATCAG GTGCGCATACAATTGGATTAGCAAGATGTACTACCTTCAGCAGCAGATTGTTCAACTTCAGCGGAACAGGCGCTGCTGACTCTACAATGGACACGGAAATGGTGTCCGATTTGCAGACCTTATGCCCACAGAGTGGTGATGGGAACACGACAACCTCTCTCGACCAGAACTCAACCGATCTTTTCGACAACCATTACTTCAAGAACTTGCTCGTTGGGAAGGGTCTTCTTAGCTCTGATCAGATTCTATTTACTGGTGATGCAGCTGCTTCCACAACCAAAAGCCTTGTTCAAAACTACAGCAGTGACTCTGGCCTCTTCTTCTCCGATTTCACCAACTCCATgatcaagatggggaatatCAGCCCCAAAACTGGTTCCGATGGCGAGATTCGAACGAATTGCAGGGTGATTAATTCATAA
- the LOC117915769 gene encoding probable plastid-lipid-associated protein 12, chloroplastic, whose amino-acid sequence MAIEIANLGFQLNPLPTFSPVFVPRTVLKSSNRCRFDRRNLLLLRPPASSLVDEQPQVSFTEPENRLIDSLVGLQGRGRSASPQQLSDVESAVQALEGLGGVPDPTSSSLIEGRWQLMFTTRPGTASPIQRTFVGVDNFSVFQEVYLRTDDPRVSNIVRFSEAIGELKVEAAASIKDGKRILFRFDRAAFSFKFLPFKVPYPVPFRLLGDEAKGWLDTTYLSQSGNLRISRGNKGTTFVLQKNTEPRQRFLSVISKGTGVMEAINEFISLNQNKATGEPQLLEGEWQMIWSSQQETDSWLENAANGLMGTQIVKGEQLKFVVDILLGFRFSMIGTFVKTGATTYEVTMNDAAIVAGPVGLPMEMESKFNLELLYTDDKIRLTRGFRNITFVHLRVG is encoded by the exons ATGGCGATTGAGATCGCAAATCTAGGGTTTCAGTTGAATCCACTTCCCACATTCTCACCAGTCTTCGTTCCAAGAACTGTCCTCAAATCCTCTAATCGGTGTCGTTTCGATCGGAGAAACCTTCTCCTTCTTCGCCCTCCGGCCTCATCTCTCGTCGACGAACAGCCACAGGTCTCCTTTACGGAACCGGAGAATCGCCTTATCGATTCACTCGTCGGACTCCAAGGTCGCGGTCGCTCGGCGTCTCCTCAGCAGCTCAGT GATGTTGAAAGTGCAGTGCAAGCTTTGGAAGGTTTAGGAGGTGTGCCTGATCCG ACAAGCTCTAGTTTAATTGAAGGTCGATGGCAGTTAATGTTCACAACAAGACCCGGAACTGCATCCCCAATTCAG AGAACATTTGTGGGAGTTGACAACTTCAGTGTCTTTCAAGAGGTATACCTTCGGACAGATGACCCACGTGTGTCCAATATCGTAAGATTCTCTGAAGCAATAGGCGAGCTTAAAGTAGAG GCAGCAGCATCAATTAAAGATGGAAAGCGGATCCTTTTCCGGTTTGATAGAGCAgccttttctttcaaatttttgcCATTTAAGGTTCCATATCCAGTGCCATTTAGGCTTCTAGGAGACGAAGCCAAGGGTTGGTTAGACACTACATATTTGTCACAATCTGGAAATCTTCGTATCTCAAGAGGAAACAAG GGCACCACGTTTGTTCTGCAAAAGAACACTGAACCAAGACAAAGATTTCTATCAGTCATTTCCAAGGGTACAGGAGTAATGGAG GCAATTAATGAGTTCATCTCCCTAAATCAGAACAAGGCTACAGGTGAACCACAGCTCTTAGAGGGAGAATGGCAAATGATTTGGAGCTCCCAG CAAGAAACAGACAGTTGGCTAGAAAATGCTGCCAATGGCCTTATGGGGACGCAG ATTGTGAAGGGTGAACAATTGAAGTTTGTGGTGGACATTTTGCTTGGGTTCAGATTTTCCATGATCGGCACATTCGT GAAAACTGGAGCAACCACGTATGAGGTTACAATGAATGATGCAGCCATCGTGGCAGGCCCAGTCGGGCTTCCAATGGAAATGGAAAGCAAGTTCAACTTAGAGTTGCT ATACACTGATGACAAGATTAGACTCACCCGAGGTTTCAGAAATATTACTTTCGTCCATTTACGTGTGGGCTGA
- the LOC117917101 gene encoding uncharacterized protein LOC117917101: MGRLKNEEKPEEEKEDLFRHFSHEHPLELSCNTSETGQIICVGCGIHVLPGKAYYACKTCRFSLHSACYNMPRKVHHPADPGHDLILLLMPSFACKACGKPGSGFAYNCRICLQSYHSLCSVLPLSTSHYSHPHILNIEFSPPYDGVKGFRCDVCRNLGYDHWLYRCGPCGFDVHLNCALSNQPPQPQMVSSDNRFNHRSIPSNGVQPNQNVTFVPANVQGTNQVVYVQANGMAPMAPPQAYPGYYYGNQMAVNGQNQGGMNGMKGLLVGSVASGMGQAVAQEIVHSVTSGWGNGSGSSGNGDSDIASSWVGGGANYI; encoded by the coding sequence ATGGGGAGGCTCAAGAATGAAGAAAAGccagaagaagaaaaggaggatCTCTTTAGGCATTTCAGCCATGAACACCCTCTGGAACTCAGCTGTAATACAAGCGAAACAGGTCAAATTATATGTGTTGGGTGTGGCATCCATGTACTTCCAGGAAAAGCCTATTACGCCTGTAAAACATGCCGCTTCTCTCTTCATAGCGCCTGCTATAACATGCCCAGAAAAGTCCATCACCCTGCAGACCCCGGCCACGACTTGATCCTCCTTCTCATGCCCTCCTTCGCCTGCAAAGCCTGTGGAAAACCCGGCTCTGGATTCGCATATAACTGTCGAATTTGCCTTCAAAGTTACCATAGTTTATGCTCAGTTTTGCCACTTTCTACCTCCCATTACTCCCATCCCCATATCCTAAACATCGAGTTCTCGCCTCCTTATGATGGTGTCAAGGGCTTTCGCTGTGATGTATGTAGGAACCTCGGGTATGACCATTGGCTGTACCGTTGTGGCCCTTGTGGATTCGATGTGCATCTCAACTGTGCCTTGTCTAACCAACCGCCTCAACCCCAGATGGTGTCCAGTGATAATCGCTTTAATCACAGAAGCATACCCTCAAATGGGGTTCAGCCAAATCAGAATGTTACTTTTGTTCCAGCCAACGTCCAGGGAACCAATCAAGTAGTATATGTTCAGGCAAATGGAATGGCGCCCATGGCTCCTCCACAGGCCTATCCAGGGTACTATTATGGTAACCAGATGGCTGTCAATGGTCAGAATCAAGGTGGAATGAATGGGATGAAGGGGCTGCTTGTGGGATCTGTTGCTTCAGGCATGGGCCAAGCAGTAGCCCAAGAGATTGTGCATAGTGTTACAAGTGGATGGGGCAATGGATCGGGTTCCTCAGGTAACGGTGATTCGGATATAGCGAGCTCTTGGGTTGGGGGCGGAGCGAACTACATTTAA
- the LOC117916602 gene encoding peroxidase N-like isoform X2: MEGSASGKFSGCSCLFMISFLMVCLGVRSELTTDFYNESCPNLLTIVRKAVKSAIKTETRMAASLVRLHFHDCFVNGCDGSVLLDGSDGEKSALPNLNSVRGFDVVDTIKSSVESACPGVVSCADILAIAARDSVLLSGGNTWKVFLGRRDGLVANQTGANNGLPFPTDSLDTITQKFANVGLNQTDVVSLSGAHTIGLARCTTFSSRLFNFSGTGAADSTMDTEMVSDLQTLCPQSGDGNTTTSLDQNSTDLFDNHYFKNLLVGKGLLSSDQILFTGDAAASTTKSLVQNYSSDSGLFFSDFTNSMIKMGNISPKTGSDGEIRTNCRVINS; the protein is encoded by the exons ATGGAGGGTAGTGCTTCAGGAAAGTTTAGTGGCTGCTCATGTTTGTTCATGATCAGCTTTTTGATGGTGTGTTTGGGTGTGAGGTCCGAACTCACCACTGATTTCTACAATGAAAGCTGCCCAAACCTTCTGACGATCGTGAGAAAGGCGGTTAAGAGTGCCATCAAGACGGAGACGAGAATGGCGGCTTCTTTGGTTCGACTTCACTTCCATGATTGCTTTGTGAAT GGTTGCGATGGATCGGTTTTGCTGGATGGAAGTGATGGAGAGAAGTCTGCCTTACCCAACTTGAACTCAGTGAGAGGATTCGACGTTGTGGACACAATAAAAAGTTCTGTGGAGAGCGCATGTCCAGGAGTTGTTTCCTGCGCTGACATACTAGCCATAGCCGCCCGAGACTCCGTTCTCCTG AGTGGAGGAAATACATGGAAAGTATTTTTAGGAAGAAGAGATGGACTAGTTGCAAACCAGACAGGCGCAAATAATGGACTTCCTTTTCCAACTGATTCCTTGGATACAATCACTCAGAAGTTTGCCAATGTCGGCCTCAATCAGACCGATGTCGTGTCGTTATCAG GTGCGCATACAATTGGATTAGCAAGATGTACTACCTTCAGCAGCAGATTGTTCAACTTCAGCGGAACAGGCGCTGCTGACTCTACAATGGACACGGAAATGGTGTCCGATTTGCAGACCTTATGCCCACAGAGTGGTGATGGGAACACGACAACCTCTCTCGACCAGAACTCAACCGATCTTTTCGACAACCATTACTTCAAGAACTTGCTCGTTGGGAAGGGTCTTCTTAGCTCTGATCAGATTCTATTTACTGGTGATGCAGCTGCTTCCACAACCAAAAGCCTTGTTCAAAACTACAGCAGTGACTCTGGCCTCTTCTTCTCCGATTTCACCAACTCCATgatcaagatggggaatatCAGCCCCAAAACTGGTTCCGATGGCGAGATTCGAACGAATTGCAGGGTGATTAATTCATAA